In Chlamydia serpentis, the following are encoded in one genomic region:
- a CDS encoding DUF648 domain-containing protein — MKTYSFSQQYSKKNFCDWLMVKLDSYFFLGGTKTKIISISQNGFVLLVKEKVLLSTIEKIYKIILFLFLPLTLIALAIRYLLHCKFARKYTETTFFTITSPKPLPQDIETALTTCPSIFQKALSNAYDPVFHLPRKYRELAVVIDNKTQRPSLIFSVSLKRLLNDIDLDKIQLPTACIQKHNIQTYANTEEQQLIKDLQSKEHEEFVSHEGKVRLAMLLLEHLYLQNKSAYYQEIEINQEIWARIRFPMYNTIWSNIFFSLDLDSVGMIRSGFGYKILQHLQTLASGTIVCGIAIDDQNIDQAKQMAEEIQRNPQQLFVYVELEDGVTSYTKTL; from the coding sequence ATGAAAACATACAGTTTCTCACAACAGTATTCGAAAAAAAATTTTTGTGACTGGCTTATGGTTAAGCTGGATTCCTATTTTTTCTTAGGAGGCACGAAAACAAAGATCATTTCGATATCTCAAAATGGTTTTGTATTATTAGTAAAAGAAAAAGTTCTGCTTTCTACCATTGAAAAGATCTATAAAATTATCCTATTTCTGTTCTTACCACTAACTCTAATTGCTTTAGCTATTCGCTATCTTCTACATTGCAAATTTGCACGAAAGTATACTGAAACTACTTTTTTCACAATTACCTCACCCAAACCCCTTCCTCAAGATATAGAGACAGCACTGACAACCTGCCCTTCAATATTCCAAAAAGCCTTAAGCAATGCCTATGATCCTGTTTTTCATCTTCCTAGGAAGTATCGAGAGCTCGCAGTTGTTATTGATAATAAAACTCAAAGGCCTAGTCTTATCTTCTCTGTGTCTCTAAAACGACTACTCAATGATATTGACCTAGATAAAATACAACTGCCTACCGCATGTATTCAAAAACACAATATCCAAACTTATGCCAATACCGAAGAACAGCAACTGATTAAAGATTTGCAAAGTAAAGAACACGAAGAATTCGTTAGCCATGAAGGGAAAGTACGTCTAGCAATGCTGTTATTAGAACATTTATATCTTCAAAATAAAAGTGCTTATTATCAAGAAATAGAGATAAATCAAGAGATTTGGGCAAGAATCAGATTCCCTATGTACAACACAATTTGGTCGAACATTTTTTTCTCTTTAGATCTAGATTCGGTAGGTATGATCCGTTCGGGATTTGGTTATAAAATTTTACAACACCTACAAACCCTTGCTTCTGGAACTATCGTCTGTGGTATTGCTATTGATGATCAAAATATTGATCAAGCGAAACAAATGGCTGAAGAAATTCAAAGAAATCCTCAACAACTTTTTGTTTATGTAGAATTAGAAGACGGCGTCACCTCTTATACGAAAACCTTGTAA
- a CDS encoding queuosine precursor transporter, with amino-acid sequence MNELIFGIQTFTVIVLGIFFTSKGKAWLTGWLSLLSSIMNIFVMKQIYLWGFEVTSADVYIIGLLTCLNYARERYEKRIVNDAMLCSWVISIAFLLLTQLHLLLRPSCNDRSQEHFLALFSSTSRIVFASLITLIFIQILDIKLFTFLQKAFSKKYFTMRSTISLLFSQIIDTLLFSFLGLYGLVSNLCDVMIFALLIKGIVITLAIPILSATKAVLDRHSS; translated from the coding sequence ATGAACGAATTAATTTTTGGAATTCAGACTTTTACTGTTATAGTCCTAGGGATCTTTTTTACCTCTAAAGGAAAAGCGTGGCTTACAGGATGGCTTTCTCTACTCTCTAGTATAATGAATATCTTTGTAATGAAACAGATCTACCTTTGGGGATTTGAAGTTACCTCTGCAGACGTTTATATTATTGGTCTTCTTACCTGCCTAAATTATGCCCGCGAACGTTATGAAAAAAGGATTGTTAACGATGCTATGTTGTGCTCCTGGGTCATTTCAATAGCGTTTTTGCTTCTAACCCAACTACACCTCCTCTTAAGGCCATCTTGTAATGATAGGTCTCAGGAACATTTCTTGGCGTTATTTTCTTCTACTTCAAGAATAGTTTTTGCTTCGTTAATTACTTTAATTTTTATTCAAATTTTGGATATAAAACTTTTTACTTTTCTTCAAAAAGCTTTTTCAAAAAAGTATTTTACGATGCGTTCAACAATCTCACTACTGTTTTCTCAGATCATTGATACCCTTCTATTTTCATTTTTGGGATTGTATGGGCTTGTTAGTAATCTCTGTGACGTTATGATATTTGCACTTCTAATTAAGGGAATTGTTATTACTCTAGCAATACCAATCTTAAGTGCAACAAAGGCTGTGCTAGATCGTCACTCCTCCTAA
- the tgt gene encoding tRNA guanosine(34) transglycosylase Tgt → MALKFRIIHNSTKSQARVGQIETTHGIINTPAFVPVATHGALKGVIDHSNIPLLFCNTYHLLLHPGTETIAKMGGLHNFMGRQAPIITDSGGFQIFSLAYGSVNQEIKSCGKKKGVSSLVKITDEGAWFKSYRDGRNLFLSPEISVQAQKDLGADIIIPLDELLPFHANQEYFLASCSRTYLWEKRSLDYHRRDPKHQSMYGVIHGGLDPQQRRLGVRFVEDQPFDGFAIGGSLGRNLKEMSEVVRVTSSFLSKERPVHLLGIGDLPSIHAMIGFGIDSFDSSYPTKAARHGLILSAKGPIKIGHQNYSHDSSTIDSSCSCLTCLSGISKAYLRHLFKVREPNAAIWASIHNLHYMQQVMNEIREAILKNEI, encoded by the coding sequence TTGGCACTCAAATTCCGTATCATCCATAACTCTACAAAATCCCAAGCCAGAGTGGGACAAATAGAAACCACACACGGTATTATCAATACGCCAGCATTTGTTCCTGTAGCAACTCATGGGGCTCTAAAAGGCGTAATCGATCACAGTAATATTCCTTTACTTTTTTGCAATACCTATCACCTCCTTCTCCATCCAGGTACAGAGACAATAGCGAAGATGGGAGGCCTTCATAACTTTATGGGACGTCAAGCCCCAATAATTACAGATTCAGGAGGATTTCAGATCTTTAGTCTAGCTTACGGTTCCGTCAATCAAGAAATCAAAAGCTGTGGGAAAAAAAAAGGAGTCTCTTCTCTAGTAAAAATTACAGACGAGGGTGCATGGTTCAAATCCTATAGAGATGGAAGAAACCTATTTCTTTCTCCAGAGATTTCTGTGCAAGCTCAAAAGGATCTTGGAGCAGATATTATTATCCCTTTAGATGAACTACTTCCTTTTCATGCCAATCAAGAATACTTCTTAGCCTCTTGTTCCCGCACATATCTTTGGGAAAAGCGTTCCTTAGACTATCATAGAAGAGATCCTAAACATCAATCAATGTATGGTGTCATTCACGGAGGGCTAGATCCACAACAACGGCGTCTTGGAGTTCGTTTTGTTGAAGACCAACCATTCGACGGCTTTGCTATTGGAGGTAGTTTAGGAAGAAATCTCAAAGAAATGTCTGAAGTTGTAAGAGTAACGTCTTCATTTTTATCTAAAGAACGCCCTGTACACCTATTGGGAATCGGTGATCTTCCTTCTATACATGCTATGATAGGCTTTGGCATAGACTCCTTTGACAGTTCTTACCCTACTAAAGCAGCCCGTCATGGATTGATTCTATCAGCAAAAGGTCCAATCAAAATTGGTCATCAAAACTACAGTCACGACTCTTCAACTATAGACTCCTCATGTTCTTGTTTGACCTGCCTCTCTGGAATTTCTAAAGCCTACCTACGACATCTTTTTAAAGTAAGAGAACCTAATGCTGCAATCTGGGCTTCTATTCACAACCTACACTATATGCAACAAGTTATGAATGAAATTCGTGAAGCGATCCTAAAAAATGAAATCTAG
- a CDS encoding disulfide bond formation protein B — MINFIRNYGLYFAWVIACIGTLISIFYSYILNVEPCILCYYQRICLFPLTFILGMAAYHNDSSIKLYVLPQAVIGLGISIYQVFLQEMPGMQLDICGRVSCSTKIFLFSYVTIPMASVVAFGTIVCLLVLVNRNIKRSIG, encoded by the coding sequence ATGATTAATTTTATACGTAATTATGGGCTATATTTTGCCTGGGTCATTGCTTGTATTGGAACTTTAATTAGCATTTTTTATAGCTATATTCTCAATGTAGAGCCTTGTATTCTTTGTTACTATCAGAGAATCTGTCTGTTCCCGCTGACCTTTATTTTGGGGATGGCTGCGTATCATAACGATTCTTCGATTAAACTTTATGTTTTGCCTCAAGCAGTTATAGGTTTAGGGATTTCTATATATCAGGTTTTTCTTCAAGAGATGCCAGGTATGCAGCTGGATATTTGTGGGAGAGTCTCATGCTCAACAAAGATATTTCTCTTTAGTTATGTGACTATACCAATGGCTTCTGTTGTCGCTTTTGGGACTATTGTATGTCTGTTAGTTCTCGTCAATAGAAACATCAAAAGATCCATTGGATAG
- a CDS encoding thioredoxin domain-containing protein yields MNKKILVLSTAMFFIVCLGFILHKKHGILPPKAHIPTNAKHFPTIGNPYAPINITVFEEPSCSACAEFTTEVFPLLKKHYIDTGEISFTLIPVCFIRGSKPAAQALLCIYHHDPRQADIDAYMEYFHRILTYPKDEGSHWATPEVLAKLAEGLKTNSGRSINAKGLEQCVASGQYNEQLKKNNLYGSQVLGGQLATPTAVVGDYLIEDPTFHEIERVIQHIRQLQAAEGDYND; encoded by the coding sequence TTGAATAAAAAGATCCTAGTTCTTTCCACTGCGATGTTTTTTATAGTTTGTTTAGGTTTCATATTACATAAAAAACATGGAATTTTGCCTCCTAAAGCCCATATTCCTACAAATGCGAAACACTTCCCTACAATAGGGAATCCATATGCTCCTATAAACATTACAGTATTTGAGGAACCTTCTTGTTCAGCCTGTGCTGAATTTACTACGGAAGTGTTTCCTTTGCTAAAGAAGCATTATATCGATACTGGCGAGATTTCATTTACTTTGATTCCTGTTTGCTTCATTAGAGGGTCCAAACCTGCAGCTCAAGCCTTGTTATGTATTTATCATCATGATCCGCGTCAGGCAGATATAGATGCTTATATGGAATACTTTCATCGGATTTTGACCTATCCTAAGGATGAGGGCTCCCACTGGGCGACTCCTGAAGTTCTTGCTAAGCTTGCTGAGGGATTAAAAACAAATTCTGGTCGTAGTATTAATGCAAAAGGTTTGGAACAGTGTGTGGCTTCAGGGCAGTATAATGAGCAACTAAAAAAGAATAATTTATATGGATCTCAAGTTTTAGGAGGACAATTGGCAACACCAACAGCTGTAGTCGGAGATTATTTGATTGAAGATCCTACATTTCATGAAATAGAGAGAGTTATTCAACATATCCGTCAGTTGCAAGCTGCTGAAGGAGATTATAATGATTAA
- a CDS encoding ATP-binding cassette domain-containing protein, which yields MLQAHSLSYSYSNQFILEDASFEAYPGTITIILGSSGVGKTTLFRLLAGFLPLQQGKLLWNGNPLTHKYVAYMQQKEALLPWRTALKNMMLSTELGLNPNQNALCSERLQEIIHNFDLQMLLDRYPDELSGGQKQRVALASQCLSLKPILLLDEPFSSLDVLIKEQLYKDIVALARKENKTVLLVTHDFHDVLYLGDALFVIKNKTLTPVPLDPSMRSLSNGLRLIKDLKEHLYK from the coding sequence ATGTTGCAAGCTCATAGTCTAAGTTACTCTTATAGCAATCAGTTCATTTTAGAAGATGCTTCCTTTGAAGCATATCCAGGGACCATTACGATTATTTTAGGAAGTTCTGGCGTAGGGAAGACAACCTTATTTCGTTTGCTTGCAGGCTTTCTTCCTCTACAACAAGGCAAGCTTTTGTGGAATGGAAATCCTTTAACTCATAAATATGTCGCCTATATGCAACAAAAAGAAGCTTTGCTTCCATGGCGCACAGCTTTAAAAAACATGATGTTGTCAACAGAGCTTGGGCTCAATCCAAATCAAAACGCATTGTGTTCTGAACGTCTTCAGGAAATTATCCATAATTTTGACCTTCAAATGCTTCTTGATCGGTATCCTGATGAGCTTTCAGGAGGACAGAAACAGCGAGTAGCACTTGCTTCCCAATGCTTATCTTTAAAGCCTATTTTGCTTTTAGATGAACCTTTCTCTTCATTAGACGTGTTAATTAAGGAGCAACTTTATAAAGACATTGTTGCTTTAGCACGCAAGGAAAATAAAACAGTCCTTCTTGTTACTCATGATTTTCATGATGTTTTGTATTTAGGAGATGCACTGTTTGTTATTAAGAATAAAACATTAACTCCTGTTCCCTTAGATCCTTCAATGAGATCTTTGAGTAACGGTCTTCGTTTAATCAAAGATTTAAAAGAGCACCTGTATAAATGA
- a CDS encoding 5'-methylthioadenosine nucleosidase, translating to MRYLLLLIFYSLPLAGFPRDNFTILEEKQSPLNRIGIIFALPEVTPAAFNATCPIPWFSGNKKTLEGQRIYYSGDYFGKYFVVSALWPNKVSSAVVACNMILKHRVDLILIIGSCYSRSENSRFGNILISKGYINYDADIRPFFNRFEIPDIKKSIFATSEVHREAILRGGKEFVATYKEQIGNLLKAYGYLKSTTKTEHTLIEGLVATGESFAMSRNYFLSLQKLYPEIQGFDSASGAVSQVCYEYNIPCLGVNILLPHPLESPSNNDWKQLQSEASKIYMDTLLKSVLKELCLAH from the coding sequence ATGCGCTATCTTTTGCTTCTTATTTTTTACTCTCTTCCCTTGGCAGGATTTCCTAGAGATAATTTCACTATTTTAGAGGAAAAACAGAGTCCTTTAAACCGTATAGGCATTATCTTTGCTTTGCCAGAGGTCACACCAGCTGCTTTTAATGCTACATGTCCTATTCCTTGGTTTTCTGGCAATAAAAAGACTTTGGAAGGTCAGCGAATCTATTATTCTGGAGATTATTTTGGAAAATATTTTGTAGTTTCCGCTCTTTGGCCTAATAAAGTATCTTCAGCAGTTGTCGCTTGTAATATGATTCTTAAACACCGTGTCGATCTTATTTTAATTATCGGTTCGTGTTATTCTAGATCAGAAAATAGTCGCTTTGGCAATATACTGATTTCAAAAGGTTATATTAATTACGATGCTGATATAAGGCCTTTTTTTAATAGATTTGAAATTCCAGATATTAAAAAGAGTATTTTTGCAACCAGTGAGGTGCATCGTGAAGCAATTCTTCGTGGAGGAAAAGAATTTGTTGCTACGTATAAAGAACAAATAGGGAATCTTTTAAAAGCTTATGGGTATTTGAAATCAACAACAAAAACGGAGCATACATTAATAGAAGGCCTGGTCGCTACAGGAGAATCTTTCGCTATGTCGCGGAATTATTTTCTTTCTCTGCAAAAATTGTATCCTGAGATTCAGGGTTTTGATAGTGCTAGCGGTGCTGTTTCACAAGTATGCTACGAATATAATATTCCTTGTCTAGGAGTGAATATCCTCCTCCCTCATCCTTTAGAATCACCAAGTAATAATGATTGGAAACAGCTTCAAAGCGAAGCAAGTAAAATTTATATGGATACTTTGCTAAAAAGTGTATTGAAAGAGCTTTGTTTAGCACATTAA
- the kdsB gene encoding 3-deoxy-manno-octulosonate cytidylyltransferase: MNQQKTDCLSIGVLPARWNSSRFPGKPLANIFGKSLIQRTYENISQCTLLDRVIVATDDQRIIDHVNDFGGYAVMTSSTCPNGTERTGEVAMNYFPEAEIIVNIQGDEPCLNPEVVDCLVRKLKGCPEAELTTPVAITTDIEEILTEKKVKCVFDIEGRALYFSRSAIPYNLKQETPVYLHIGVYAFKRKALLRYLQYSSTPLSNAEDLEQLRFLEHGEKIHVCIVDAKSPSVDYPEDIAKVEKYISCLSNAYF; encoded by the coding sequence ATGAATCAACAAAAAACTGACTGTCTATCTATTGGAGTTTTGCCAGCCCGCTGGAACAGCAGTCGTTTTCCAGGCAAGCCCTTGGCCAACATTTTTGGAAAAAGCTTGATTCAAAGGACTTATGAAAATATCTCTCAATGCACCCTATTAGATAGGGTCATTGTCGCTACTGATGATCAACGTATCATTGACCATGTGAATGATTTTGGTGGTTATGCGGTGATGACTTCTTCTACATGCCCGAACGGCACAGAACGGACTGGAGAAGTAGCTATGAACTACTTCCCTGAAGCTGAAATTATTGTGAATATTCAAGGAGATGAACCATGCCTCAATCCTGAGGTTGTGGATTGTTTGGTACGCAAGTTAAAAGGTTGTCCTGAAGCAGAGCTTACCACACCTGTAGCAATCACCACAGATATTGAAGAAATATTAACAGAAAAAAAAGTAAAGTGTGTTTTTGATATTGAGGGACGGGCTCTTTATTTTAGTCGTAGTGCTATTCCCTATAATCTTAAACAAGAGACCCCAGTATATCTCCATATTGGAGTGTATGCCTTTAAAAGAAAGGCTCTTTTGCGTTATCTACAATATAGTTCAACTCCCCTAAGCAATGCTGAAGATCTTGAGCAATTACGCTTCTTAGAGCATGGAGAGAAGATTCACGTGTGTATTGTTGATGCAAAAAGCCCTTCTGTTGATTATCCAGAAGATATAGCTAAAGTAGAAAAATATATCTCATGCCTTTCAAATGCATATTTTTAA
- a CDS encoding CTP synthase has protein sequence MPFKCIFLTGGVVSSLGKGLTAASLALILERQQLKVGMLKLDPYLNVDPGTMNPFEHGEIYVTDDGVEADLDLGHYHRFSSAILSRHSTATSGQIYARVIKKEREGHYLGSTVQVVPHITNEIIQVILDAATEHSPDVLIVEIGGTIGDIESLPFLEAIRQFRYDHTEDCLNIHMTYVPYLQAADEVKSKPTQHSVQTLRGIGIIPDAILCRSEKSLTTEVKSKISLFCNVPSYAVFNVIDVRHTIYEMPLMLAQEKIANFIGKKLKLPTIPENLDDWKIWVSQLSQDLPKVKIAIVGKYLQHRDAYKSIFEALTHAALSLNHTTEIVPIDSEDVNLIQELSQCDACLVPGGFGNRGWEGKIAAAKFCREQGLPYFGICLGMQVLVVEYARNVLNLPEADSIEMNSRTPYPIVCVMEGQDPLLATGGTMRLGAYPCLLKPGTRVYKAYKESSQINERHRHRYEISPSYIQSLEDHGLRIVGTCPTQGLCEIVEIEDHPWMVGVQFHPEFISKPISPHPLFVAFIEAALTHSKDRNHV, from the coding sequence ATGCCTTTCAAATGCATATTTTTAACTGGAGGGGTTGTCTCCTCATTAGGAAAGGGGTTAACAGCAGCGTCCCTAGCTCTAATTCTAGAACGTCAACAACTTAAAGTTGGGATGTTAAAGTTGGATCCATATCTTAATGTGGATCCAGGAACTATGAATCCCTTTGAACATGGAGAAATCTATGTTACAGATGACGGAGTCGAAGCAGATCTTGATCTTGGCCACTATCATAGATTTTCCTCTGCTATACTGTCTAGACATTCAACTGCTACTTCTGGTCAAATTTACGCTCGTGTTATTAAAAAAGAACGTGAGGGCCATTATCTAGGAAGCACCGTACAGGTCGTCCCTCATATCACTAATGAAATCATCCAAGTAATTTTAGATGCTGCTACAGAGCATTCTCCAGATGTTCTTATTGTAGAAATTGGAGGTACCATAGGAGATATAGAATCTCTTCCCTTTCTAGAGGCCATCAGACAGTTTCGTTATGATCATACGGAAGATTGTCTAAATATTCATATGACCTATGTTCCCTACTTACAAGCTGCTGACGAAGTAAAAAGCAAACCGACACAACATTCTGTCCAGACGCTCCGAGGTATTGGTATTATTCCCGACGCCATTCTATGCCGCTCTGAAAAATCTTTAACTACTGAAGTTAAGTCTAAAATTAGTCTTTTTTGTAATGTTCCTAGTTATGCTGTTTTCAATGTCATAGATGTAAGACATACAATTTATGAAATGCCTTTAATGCTTGCTCAAGAGAAAATTGCTAATTTCATAGGGAAAAAATTAAAACTGCCTACTATTCCAGAAAATCTTGATGACTGGAAAATATGGGTAAGCCAACTATCCCAAGATCTTCCCAAAGTAAAGATTGCCATAGTAGGAAAGTATCTCCAACATCGAGATGCATATAAGTCTATTTTTGAGGCGTTAACTCATGCTGCTTTAAGCTTAAATCATACTACTGAAATCGTTCCTATTGATTCTGAAGATGTTAATCTTATTCAGGAACTTTCTCAATGCGATGCATGCTTAGTCCCTGGAGGCTTTGGTAATCGTGGCTGGGAAGGAAAAATCGCTGCTGCTAAATTTTGCCGAGAACAAGGTCTACCTTACTTTGGCATCTGCCTAGGAATGCAAGTACTTGTTGTAGAGTATGCTCGCAATGTTTTAAATCTTCCCGAGGCAGATTCTATCGAAATGAACTCCAGAACGCCCTATCCTATTGTATGTGTAATGGAGGGACAAGATCCTTTATTAGCTACAGGTGGCACTATGCGATTAGGAGCCTATCCCTGTCTATTAAAACCAGGAACTAGAGTCTATAAGGCATATAAAGAATCTTCCCAAATTAATGAACGCCATCGTCATCGCTATGAAATAAGTCCAAGCTATATACAAAGTTTAGAAGATCATGGCTTACGTATTGTTGGGACCTGCCCTACCCAAGGTCTTTGCGAAATTGTTGAGATTGAAGATCATCCTTGGATGGTCGGTGTACAATTCCATCCAGAATTTATATCCAAACCAATCTCTCCCCATCCCCTATTTGTAGCATTTATTGAGGCGGCACTTACTCATTCTAAGGATAGAAATCATGTCTAA
- the ruvX gene encoding Holliday junction resolvase RuvX yields MSNSPVFKAFLGIDYGKKRIGLAYAAQPLLLTLPIGSLEAGKNLKLSAEAIYKVILDRKITCVVLGNPLPMQKGHCSSLQKEITLLCEELKLISNVEIVLWDERLSSVQAERMLRQDCGLSRKQRKGKTDSLAATLILTSFLETLPKELHL; encoded by the coding sequence ATGTCTAACTCTCCTGTTTTTAAAGCCTTTCTTGGTATAGACTATGGGAAAAAACGCATAGGTCTTGCTTATGCAGCACAACCTCTATTACTAACACTACCCATTGGTAGCCTAGAAGCAGGTAAAAATTTAAAATTATCAGCAGAAGCTATTTATAAGGTTATTTTAGACCGAAAAATAACTTGTGTGGTTTTAGGTAATCCTCTCCCCATGCAAAAAGGCCATTGCTCATCTTTACAAAAAGAAATCACTCTACTCTGCGAAGAACTTAAATTAATTTCTAATGTAGAAATTGTACTATGGGATGAGAGGCTTTCCTCTGTCCAAGCTGAACGTATGTTGAGGCAAGATTGCGGACTAAGTAGGAAACAACGCAAGGGAAAAACGGATTCTCTTGCTGCAACACTAATCTTGACAAGTTTTCTAGAGACTCTACCTAAAGAACTGCACTTATAA
- the zwf gene encoding glucose-6-phosphate dehydrogenase: MQMTNVVQETTGGLNPSRICPPCILVIFGATGDLTARKLLPALYHLTKEGRLSDQFVCVGFARRAKTHEEFCQEMKQAIMQFSLSELDIKVWERFQERLFYHRSEFDNDEGYKSLKIFLEKLDEKYNTQGNHLFYLSTPPQYFSEIIQSLNKHKLFYHDQEEGKPWSRVIIEKPFGRDLDSAKKLQECINENLHENSVYHIDHYLGKETVQNILTVRFANTIFESCWNSQYIDHVQISLSETIGIGSRGNLFEKSGMLRDMVQNHMMQLLCLLTMEPPSTFDADEIRKEKIKILQRISPFSEGSSIIRGQYGPGTVQGVSVLGYRQEENVDNNSQVETYVALKALINNPRWLGVPFYLRVGKRLAKKSTDISIIFKKSPYNLFSLEECSHCPIENDLLIIRIQPDEGVALKFNCKVPGTNNIVRPVKMDFRYDSYFKTTTPEAYERLLCDCIIGDRTLFTGGDEVMASWKLFTPVLEAWAQDITPSFPNYAAGSSGPKEADILIERDGRSWRSL; this comes from the coding sequence ATGCAAATGACGAATGTTGTTCAAGAAACTACAGGTGGATTAAATCCATCACGGATATGTCCTCCCTGTATTTTAGTTATCTTTGGAGCTACTGGGGACCTTACAGCACGTAAACTTTTGCCTGCTTTATATCATCTTACTAAAGAAGGACGTCTTTCAGACCAATTTGTTTGTGTTGGCTTTGCTCGTCGAGCTAAGACTCATGAAGAATTTTGTCAAGAAATGAAACAAGCTATTATGCAATTCTCCCTATCAGAATTGGACATTAAAGTTTGGGAACGCTTTCAAGAGCGTTTATTCTACCACCGTTCAGAATTCGATAACGATGAAGGATACAAGTCTTTAAAGATCTTTCTAGAAAAATTAGATGAAAAATATAATACGCAAGGTAATCATCTCTTCTATCTTTCTACTCCACCCCAATATTTTTCTGAGATCATTCAGAGCTTAAATAAACACAAGCTTTTCTACCATGATCAAGAGGAAGGCAAACCGTGGTCTCGTGTGATTATAGAAAAACCCTTTGGAAGAGATCTAGATAGTGCAAAGAAATTACAAGAATGTATCAATGAGAATCTTCATGAAAATTCCGTTTATCATATCGACCACTACTTAGGAAAAGAAACTGTTCAAAATATCCTAACAGTACGTTTTGCTAATACTATATTCGAATCTTGTTGGAATTCGCAATACATTGACCATGTCCAAATCAGCTTAAGTGAAACCATAGGTATAGGCTCTAGGGGAAATCTCTTTGAAAAGTCAGGGATGCTTAGAGATATGGTACAGAATCATATGATGCAACTACTTTGTCTCCTCACAATGGAGCCTCCTAGCACTTTTGATGCTGACGAAATTAGAAAAGAAAAAATCAAAATCCTTCAACGTATTTCACCGTTTTCTGAAGGTTCTTCAATTATCCGAGGACAATACGGCCCTGGAACAGTTCAAGGAGTCTCTGTATTAGGTTATCGTCAAGAAGAGAATGTAGATAACAATTCTCAAGTCGAGACTTATGTAGCTTTAAAAGCACTTATTAATAATCCCCGTTGGCTAGGAGTTCCTTTTTATTTACGTGTAGGAAAACGACTTGCAAAAAAATCTACAGACATTTCTATTATTTTTAAAAAATCACCTTATAATCTATTTTCACTAGAAGAATGTTCACATTGTCCTATAGAAAATGATTTATTAATCATTAGAATTCAACCAGATGAGGGCGTCGCGTTGAAATTTAACTGTAAAGTCCCAGGAACAAATAATATCGTTCGTCCTGTTAAAATGGACTTCCGTTATGATAGCTACTTCAAAACCACCACTCCCGAAGCATATGAGCGCTTATTATGCGATTGCATTATAGGTGATCGCACACTATTTACTGGAGGAGATGAAGTTATGGCCTCTTGGAAGCTATTCACTCCTGTATTAGAAGCATGGGCACAAGACATTACACCTTCATTCCCAAACTATGCTGCAGGATCTTCAGGTCCTAAAGAAGCAGATATTCTAATTGAAAGAGATGGAAGATCTTGGAGATCCTTATAG